The Aedes aegypti strain LVP_AGWG chromosome 3, AaegL5.0 Primary Assembly, whole genome shotgun sequence genome contains a region encoding:
- the LOC5568713 gene encoding retinoid-inducible serine carboxypeptidase, whose product MFKCCILIHCILQVTTVHYLGFGPSRQDWGFEEVRHGAHMFWWLFYVTDLTVDHYSERPIVIWLQGGPGGSSTGYGNFEEIGPLDLDLQERPHTWVKYCNVLFIDNPVGTGFSYVEDPSLLSSNNEQIAQDLVTLMRQFYNIFPEFKKTPLHIFSESYGGKMAVQFAYLLDQAVRDQSIASDLRSVALGAPWISPEDSIMSWSEFLLNLGFVDTKGYAVIQKAAQNIQNLIHTNETKKATEIWKSMQHIVTKEAIGIDCYNVLTPQKFTSASVTKDDDDEILQFGDDDHQVAHGTERSHKLDQ is encoded by the exons ATGTTTAAATGTTGCATTTTAATTCATTGCATTCTCCAAGTAACAACAG TACATTATCTTGGATTTGGACCTAGTCGACAGGATTGGGGATTCGAAGAGGTACGACATGGAGCTCATATGTTCTGGTGGTTGTTTTACGTCACTGATTTGACCGTTGATCATTACTCTGAACGTCCGATCGTTATTTGGCTACAAGGTGGACCTGGAGGATCCTCAACAGGCTACGgaaacttcgaagaaattggACCCTTGGATCTAGACTTGCAAGAAAGACCGCATACATGG GTCAAATACTGCAACGTTTTGTTCATCGATAATCCGGTTGGAACTGGTTTCAGCTATGTGGAAGATCCATCACTGCTATCAAGCAATAACGAACAGATTGCCCAGGATTTGGTGACCCTGATGAGGCAGTTCTATAACATTTTTCCAGAGTTCAAGAAGACTCCTTTGCACATTTTCTCGGAAAGTTACGGTGGAAAAATGGCTGTTCAATTTGCATACCTTCTTGATCAAGCCGTTAGAGATCAGTCAATAGCTAGTGATCTGCGATCTGTGGCATTGGGAGCACCATGGATCTCTCCGGAAGATTCAATTATGTCCTGGAGCGAATTTCTATTAAACCTTGGGTTCGTGGATACCAAAGGCTACGCAGtgattcaaaaagctgcacaaaatattcaaaatttgattcaTACCAATGAAACCAAAAAAGCGACTGAAATTTGGAAAAGTATGCAACACATAGTGACGAAAGAGGCGATTGGAATCGATTGCTACAATGTATTGACCCCTCAAAAATTCACCAGCGCATCGGTTACCAAAGACGACGACGATGAAA TtttacaatttggtgatgatgATCATCAAGTAGCACATGGTACCGAAAGATCGCACAAATTAGATCAATAA
- the LOC5568711 gene encoding peptidyl-prolyl cis-trans isomerase-like 1 yields the protein MLALQPGTATAGIPDKLWQPHFVTFETTMGEISIELYWKHAPNTCRNFAELARRGYYNGTIFHRIIRDFMIQGGDPTGTGRGGQSIYGPTFADEINADLKHSGAGVVSMANSGPDTNGSQFFITLAPTQWLDGKHTIFGRIHTGMQAIKRIGQVETDKNDRPVEQVKILKGKVEKY from the exons atgcttgctttaCAACCCGGTACGGCGACAGCCGGCATTCCAGATAAGTTATGGCAGCCacattttgtcacatttgaaaCAAC CATGGGCGAAATATCCATTGAACTGTACTGGAAACATGCACCCAATACCTGCCGAAACTTTGCTGAGCTAGCCCGCCGGGGATATTACAATGGAACGATATTCCACCGCATCATCCGGGACTTTATGATTCAGGGAGGTGATCCAACTGGTACCGGGCGCGGGGGACAATCGATCTATGGGCCAACGTTTGCTGACGAAATCAACGCCGACCTGAAACATAGCGGTGCCGGAGTGGTTTCGATGGCCAATTCGGGACCGGACACCAATGGGTCGCAGTTTTTCATTACCTTGGCGCCAACCCAGTGGCTCGATGGGAAGCACACCATTTTTGGGCGGATCCATACGGGTATGCAAGCAATCAAACGGATAGGCCAGGTTGAAACGGACAAGAATGACCGACCGGTAGAGCAGGTGAAAATTCTGAAAGGGAAGGTTGAAAAGTATTGA
- the LOC5568710 gene encoding protein aurora borealis: MDQEAFLTPRKIFQNAFNAARRSTASAHSPSVKAYTPTSLSRTAAGTSRINLLPVIQTPPSRMVKGKVINPFEAHLTDRLHLPVICSPSLFQRPSTPQGGSVTQFEWTIDEVSYLGPANVEAHETQFMETPDPVLEAKAQAAISAYFKDHSIVPSPIGCQLRSQKILLNGESTAIDSFMGRKSKRKRDGVTQTVLTFPPILPKEVEDMLAPYFGFHDNQQQTHESINESDVSIDHDARDASLRRKLFNCTTASTDSETRDQDDSLDHLDMHSLSPAPVTPEVDKESVQNLKRSRCFGSQEIKIDRDDISLSPVVDKEKESFGALSPISKSSTSPSPLKPSSNSTEIPDHDAIYRSTPERPKSFVLALNCSANSHHMSVDHGERQTDLTVDFNEEDLSYEDNPLALSQSSSSVVSQHPTTPLRHTPRERRRNRKNLSRSFLLYSDEDRFEEEQQEQLQLSKEFHHRSFAAISRDKENIDSAKGFRCLAKSVPETSSGNFYRMDSGFNEEETRTSQETVEYETDVSMQSECCEGDRQTPQRFKIARWKMSAAANSDGQHHTGCSIRL, encoded by the exons ATGGATCAGGAAGCATTCCTCACTCCTCGTAAGATCTTCCAGAATGCGTTCAACGCGGCCAGGAGGTCAACGGCCAGTGCGCATTCACCGTCCGTCAAGGCCTACACGCCAACATCGCTGTCTCGGACGGCGGCCGGAACTAGTAGAATAAATTTACTTCCGGTCATCCAGACACCACCCTCCAGAATGGTCAAAGGCAAGGTGATCAATCCCTTCGAAGCACATTTGACTGATCGACTGCACTTGCCAGTTATTTGTAGTCCTTCGCTCTTTCAACGGCCAAGTACTCCCCAAGGCGGTAGCGTCACGCAGTTCGAGTGGACAATTGACGAAGTGAGCTATCTGGGTCCGGCCAATGTGGAAGCGCACGAAACACAATTCATGGAAACGCCAGACCCAGTGCTGGAAGCGAAGGCGCAAGCTGCAATTAGTGCATACTTTAAAGATCACAGTATAG tTCCTAGTCCCATTGGCTGTCAACTGCGTAGCCAGAAAATCCTACTGAATGGAGAATCTACTGCCATCGACAGTTTCATGGGCAGAAAGTCCAAACGGAAACGGGACGGAGTAACCCAAACTGTTTTAACTTTCCCACCGATTTTACCCAAAGAAGTTGAAGACATGCTGGCACCCTACTTCGGGTTCCATGAC AACCAACAGCAAACCCACGAATCTATCAACGAGTCTGATGTAAGTATCGATCATGATGCACGAGATGCTTCGCTCCGTAGGAAACTGTTCAACTGTACGACAGCGTCGACCGATTCGGAGACTCGAGATCAGGACGATTCGCTTGACCATCTGGATATGCATTCACTTAGTCCGGCGCCCGTCACTCCGGAAGTCGACAAAGAATCCGTGCAAAACTTGAAGCGATCGCGTTGCTTTGGATCTCAGGAAATCAAGATCGATCGGGACGACATTTCCCTCAGTCCCGTAGTGGACAAAGAGAAAGAATCCTTCGGGGCGCTGTCACCCATTTCCAAAAGCTCCACGTCACCTTCTCCGTTGAAGCCCAGTTCAAACTCCACCGAGATACCGGATCACGATGCCATCTACCGAAGCACACCGGAACGtccgaaaagttttgttttggcGTTGAATTGCAGCGCCAACAGTCACCACATGTCCGTCGATCACG GTGAAAGGCAAACCGACCTAACGGTTGATTTCAACGAAGAGGATCTCTCCTACGAAGACAACCCTCTAGCCTTGTCCCAATCGTCTTCCTCGGTGGTTTCACAACATCCGACCACGCCACTACGTCACACGCCCAGGGAAAGACGCCGCAACCGGAAGAACCTTTCCCGGTCCTTCCTGCTGTACTCGGACGAGGATCGCTTTGAGGAGGAGCAACAAGAACAGCTACAACTATCGAAGGAATTCCACCATAGGAGTTTCGCTGCCATCAGCAGGGATAAGGAGAACATCGACAGCGCAAAGGGCTTTCGATGTTTGGCCAAATCGGTCCCGGAAACCAGCAGCGGTAACTTCTACCGCATGGACAGTGGATTCAACGAAGAGGAAACACGCACAAGTCAAGAGACTGTAGAATATGAGACTGATGTTTCAATGCAATCCGAGTGCTGCGAAGGTGACCGGCAGACTCCGCAACGGTTCAAGATCGCACGTTGGAAAATGTCCGCCGCGGCCAATTCCGACGGGCAGCATCACACAGGTTGCTCGATAAGACTGTAA
- the LOC5568712 gene encoding sorting nexin-14, whose protein sequence is MLLYHVKEVLLKFYQDDVARIEGLGIFTLSVIVGCYVSSILGLFIVLFFINGCVAAVLTLNHKERVGRYLQKVKDFFGYKDYDPRNTSECDVCGNEKCPRHNRNVLIHEPWRGFLIDPALDDAVDKFFSHIIEGFICNWYAQISPDEEFILNIKSNLRDALCRLLIRAKELDAPSVITTRLLPTFFIHYEIIAKMLLVDNVPMNRLSKTFLIDEYPIHPAVLNRQAELSYLRGVAKVMIPRLFTQENINCKIFSNLIKELLTFWVLLPLLDVISDPNLINLLIIAATDKRQKEANRSGRPKSQICEKVEILKDFIERSREKDECGVKTVVKEENILEDQDKLYYFMQFLIKEGTVELLRFYLDVDSLNKELEDPHITTDPTKLSSLHQQSEKLLQTYQSMMKNEKESSIATTLNEAHERVKEKLEDKWRKQFSKTFEYFELIYGNRDIKENSDKKSPEGGGGSGTKLSSKFKEAIRGAVDGAPIEATEAPTVWDALTDIQPQNNTIYSSVTQKLRKEKGQSLDAFMTTFMHSIEQSPDIGEDVIEVKSTLKKKFKQPGQSVVFGDLFELKKASKNTHTTTLLSHSVRGPSQCLVYILVKILNAPILLVRLALAFCCVSRKTVDTLIHTAIARLLRAGLKESRLAGLINLLREIIFLKKLPEPTPAELLRRQQEARKRLEDLRPGLGNVANVLQSPVLNKHLMYCLFDIILGEMYPEFESPAIASVKVDR, encoded by the exons ATGCTGTTGTACCATGTAAAGGAAGTGCTACTCAAATTCTATCAGGATGACGTAGCCAGAATAGAAGGATTGGGTATTTTTACCCTTTCCGTAATTGTCGGATGCTATGTCAG cTCAATCTTGGGGCTTTTCATTGTGTTGTTCTTCATAAATGGCTGCGTTGCGGCAGTATTAACACTGAATCACAAAGAACGTGTCGGACGCTATCTGCAAAAGGTGAAGGATTTTTTCGGCTACAAAGATTAT GATCCACGAAACACATCGGAGTGTGACGTCTGTGGCAATGAAAAATGCCCTCGACACAATCGAAATGTGTTGATACATGAACCCTGGAGAGGGTTCCTCATCGATCCAGCGCTCGACGACGCTGTGGATAAATTTTTCTCGCATATCATCGAAGGTTTTATTTGCAATTGGTACGCTCAGATATCGCCAGATGAGGAGTTCATTCTCAACATCAAAAGCAACTTGCGCGATGCTCTCTGCAGACTTTTGATCCGAGCCAAGGAGTTGGATGCTCCTTCGGTTATTACTACTCGTTTACTACCGACGTTCTTCATTCATTATGAAATCATTGCCAAGATGCTTCTGGTCGACAATGTACCTATGAATCGTCTATCAAAAACTTTCCTCATTGATGAGTATCCAATTCACCCAGCGGTACTTAACCGACAAGCGGAACTAAGCTATTTAAGAGGGGTCGCCAAAGTGATGATACCCAGATTGTTCACCCAGGAGAACATCAACTGTAAAATATTTTCCAACTTAATCAAGGAGCTGCTCACGTTTTGGGTCTTGCTTCCCCTGTTGGACGTGATTTCTGATCCAAACTTGATCAATTTGTTGATAATTGCTGCCACAGACAAGCGGCAAAAGGAAGCGAACCGTTCAGGTCGTCCAAAATCGCAAATCTGCGAAAAGGtagaaatcttaaaagattTCATCGAAAGAAGCCGAGAGAAGGATGAATGCGGCGTGAAAACAGTTGTTAAAGAGGAAAACATTCTGGAGGATCAGGACAAGCTGTACTATTTCATGCAGTTTTTAATCAAGGAAGGAACCGTAGAACTGCTACGATTCTACTTGGATGTCG ACAGTTTGAACAAAGAACTGGAGGACCCCCATATTACAACCGATCCCACCAAGCTGTCTTCGTTGCATCAGCAATCGGAGAAGTTGCTTCAAACGTATCAGAGTATGATGAAGAACGAGAAGGAATCGTCTATTGCAACAACACTCAACGAGGCTCATGAACGGGTTAAGGAAAAGTTAGAGGACAAATGGCGGAAGCAATTCAGTAAAACTTTCGAGTATTTCGAACTGATCTACGGCAATAGAGACATCAAAGAGAATTCGGATAAGAA ATCCCCTGAGGGCGGGGGTGGCTCAGGAACAAAGCTAAGTTCCAAATTCAAAGAGGCGATCCGCGGTGCCGTCGACGGTGCTCCAATCGAAGCCACAGAAGCACCTACCGTTTGGGATGCTCTAACGGATATTCAACCACAGAACAATACTATATACAGCTCTGTCACGCAGAAACTTCGCAAAGAGAAAGGTCAAAGCTTGGATGCCTTCATGACAACATTTATGCATTCCATTGAACAAAG tcCTGATATCGGCGAGGATGTGATAGAAGTAAAAAGTACGTTGAAGAAGAAATTCAAACAACCTGGACAAAGCGTAGTATTTGGAGACCTTTTCGAGCTGAAAAAAGCTTCGAAGAATACCCACACAACGACGCTCCTATCGCATAGCGTTCGAGGACCATCCCAGTGCTTAGTCTATATAC TGGTAAAAATTTTGAATGCTCCTATCCTATTAGTTCGTTTGGCCTTGGCATTCTGTTGCGTGTCGCGTAAAACCGTAGACACGTTGATTCACACTGCGATCGCTCGATTGCTACGCGCAGGACTGAAAGAGTCACGCCTAGCCGGTCTCATCAATTTGTTGAGAGAGATTATCTTTCTCAAGAAACTCCCGGAGCCAACGCCAGCTGAGCTGCTTCGAAGGCAACAGGAAGCACGCAAGCGACTGGAAGATCTTCGTCCCGGTTTGGGGAATGTGGCCAACGTTTTGCAATCACCAGTGTTGAACAAACATCTGATGTATTGCCTGTTTGATATAATATTGGGGGAGATGTATCCAGAATTTGAAAGCCCTGCTATAGCATCTGTCAAAGTCGATAGGTAA